The Physeter macrocephalus isolate SW-GA unplaced genomic scaffold, ASM283717v5 random_51, whole genome shotgun sequence genomic interval GAATTAGGGCCCAGGCGTCCTGGGTTCCAGTTCAGACAGGAAGGAGAGATGGCCCGCCGTCCACCCCCATGCACTGGAAGGTGGCTGTGGAAGGGACCCCTCAGCCAGGCTGAGAAGCTGGTGGAGATGTTCGTGGGCAGCGGTGGTGAGACTCAGAAGAGAAGAGCATCATTAGTCATGGACTCAACTCATGCCCCGCTCTTCCCACAGACCTTGGCTCAGGTGGTGTGGGCAATCTCATCGGCCATCTCTGTGGCCTTCTTCACTCTGTCTGGGGTTGCCGCCCAGCTGCTGAATGCCTTGGGGCTAGAAGGTGAGTGGCCGAGAACTGGTTAGGTCAGCTGGAGCTTCGCCTGTCACTTCCTGTGTGTGGGAATTTATCTTTTCAGGGTCTAGACCTTTCCCCGGCTGTTCAGCATCTCCCAGGTCTCCCCAGAGACGAGCATGAGAGCAGGCTGCCAACTGCCGCGTCATGCTAAAGCCATAACGTCTCACCTAACTGTCACCCGCAGCCCAGAGCGTTACTCGCATTTCATAGATGCGGCAGGCTCAAGCAAGGGAGGTAGTCTGCCCACAGTCAGCTGGGACCAGAGCTGAGATTTAAGCCCTACGAGCCGGTGGGAAAGGATTTTTCCTTGGCGAGGGGGCTTGGCTCCTCCCCCTTTTGGTTCTTGACCAACCCTCTCCTTTCCCGGCACCAGCTTGGCTGATTCTGTGACTCTCTCCCCTTCCAGGAGATCACCTCACCCAGGGCCTGAAGCTCAGCCCCAGCCAAGTCCAGACCTTCCTGCTGTGGGGAGCGGGGGCCCTGGTTGCCTATTGGCTGCTGTCCCTGCTCCTTGGCTTGGTCTTGGCCTTGCTGGGGCGGATCCTGTGGGGCCTGAAGCTCGCCCTCTTCCTGGCCGCTTTTGTGGCCCTGGTGAGGTCAGTGCCCGACCCCTCCACCCGGGCCTTGTTCCTCCTGGCCTTGCTGACCCTCTACGCCCTGCTGAGCCGGCTCACTGGCACCCGGGCCTCGGGGGCCCAGCTGGAGGCCAAGGTGCGGGGGCTGGAGCGCCAGGTGGAGGAGCTGCGCTGGCGGCAGAGGCGAGCGGCCAAGGGGCCCCGGAGCGTGGAGGAGGAGTGAGAGGGACGCCGGACGCTGC includes:
- the TMEM109 gene encoding voltage-gated monoatomic cation channel TMEM109 isoform X1, producing the protein MQQGASLVGPAMVGSGSSSPRGRRLFEVVLMFLVVLLLLHSAASQSHRDFVPPGQQKREAPVDLLSQIGRSVRGTLDAWIGPETTHLASETLAQVVWAISSAISVAFFTLSGVAAQLLNALGLEGDHLTQGLKLSPSQVQTFLLWGAGALVAYWLLSLLLGLVLALLGRILWGLKLALFLAAFVALVRSVPDPSTRALFLLALLTLYALLSRLTGTRASGAQLEAKVRGLERQVEELRWRQRRAAKGPRSVEEE
- the TMEM109 gene encoding voltage-gated monoatomic cation channel TMEM109 isoform X2, with amino-acid sequence MVGSGSSSPRGRRLFEVVLMFLVVLLLLHSAASQSHRDFVPPGQQKREAPVDLLSQIGRSVRGTLDAWIGPETTHLASETLAQVVWAISSAISVAFFTLSGVAAQLLNALGLEGDHLTQGLKLSPSQVQTFLLWGAGALVAYWLLSLLLGLVLALLGRILWGLKLALFLAAFVALVRSVPDPSTRALFLLALLTLYALLSRLTGTRASGAQLEAKVRGLERQVEELRWRQRRAAKGPRSVEEE